The Candidatus Effluviviaceae Genus V sp. region CGAGACCGTCAGGCGTCCACCGTCGGGCATCGCGTCCCGGGCGTTGATCGCCAGGTTCATGATCATCTGGCTGATCTGCTGCTGGTCACCGACCATGAGAGGCAGGCTTTGCTCAAGGTCCAGCTCGATCTCCACGCCATCGCCGAGCATCCTCGCGATGAGCTTCATCGTGTCGGAGATGATGTCGTTCAGCCTGACCGGTCCCGTCCGAGCCTTGTCGCGCCGGCTGAAACTCAGGAGCTGCCGCGTGAGACCCGCGGCGCGCTCCGTCGCCATGACGATCTCCTTGAGTCCCGGGAGGTCGCGGTACTCCTCCGGCAGCTTCAGCGACAGGAGCTGGGCGTAGCCCTGGATCGTTGTCAGGAGATTGTTGAAGTCGTGGGCGATGCCTCCGGCAAGCTGGCCGATGGCCTCCATCTTCTTCGAATGGTGGTACTCGGCCTCGAGCTGGGCGCGTTCCTCGACCTCGCGCTCCCGGCCGATGGCGCGCGCCACAAGACCCGCGATGACCTCCAGCAGCTGGACGTCCTCGGGCGACCAGCGTCTGGCCTCGGCACACTGCTCGAAGCTGGCCCACCCGACGATCGAGCGCTGTACGGTGATCGGGATGAGGAGCACGGAACGCATGCCGGCCTCGGTGAGCGGAGCCGACTCGCTCTCGCCGAGCGACTCGACGTCGTCTATACGGATCGTCTCCCCGCGGCTCATGGCGTCGCGGTATCTCGGTACGTGGTCGATCGGGTGTACGGTGTCGCCCGTCGACAGCGACTCGTCGGAGACCCACTCGTTCGTGACGTTCGCCATGCGGCCGTCGCTCGTCCTTGAGAGAAGACGGACCCTGTCGAGCGACCAGGTGGATCCGACGCGCGCGATCACGTCGTCGAAGTGCTTGGTCGGGGTGTCGAAGTCCTTGAGCAGGACCTCGGACACGCGGTGCAGGAGTGACTGGTACAGGACCTGCCGTCTCAGGCGGCCGCGGGCGATGAGGTTCATGCGTCCGACGGACAGGATGGCGCCGATCGAAACGAAGAGGTCGAGGTCGTGTCCGGTGAGGCGGGGTTCCTGCGCCGCGTCCTCCCCCAGTGTACCGGCGACGAGCACCGTCTCGACCTCGCCGTGTCTCGTGTTCGGGATCCAGAGGAAGTACGGGAAGCCGAGCGCCTCACGGACCTCCGCGATCCACTCGGAGGGCTCCGTCTCCCCATTGACCGTGTGCGCGTGGCCCCACTCGGGACG contains the following coding sequences:
- a CDS encoding response regulator, which translates into the protein MSQDERQQRIDELERQVRGLRSRLEKLGGEVVRADYKVLHLTQEVRRSREAFGFLTGFQNSISRARSLEELNATALKSIISELWMKRAVVLERSGSGSQLRVVAALGYPADDTPSDLNLPSIRRPEWGHAHTVNGETEPSEWIAEVREALGFPYFLWIPNTRHGEVETVLVAGTLGEDAAQEPRLTGHDLDLFVSIGAILSVGRMNLIARGRLRRQVLYQSLLHRVSEVLLKDFDTPTKHFDDVIARVGSTWSLDRVRLLSRTSDGRMANVTNEWVSDESLSTGDTVHPIDHVPRYRDAMSRGETIRIDDVESLGESESAPLTEAGMRSVLLIPITVQRSIVGWASFEQCAEARRWSPEDVQLLEVIAGLVARAIGREREVEERAQLEAEYHHSKKMEAIGQLAGGIAHDFNNLLTTIQGYAQLLSLKLPEEYRDLPGLKEIVMATERAAGLTRQLLSFSRRDKARTGPVRLNDIISDTMKLIARMLGDGVEIELDLEQSLPLMVGDQQQISQMIMNLAINARDAMPDGGRLTVSTHGLEVVGPLARRFSIPGIDRCQVIEVSDTGVGMDEETRERIFEPFFTTKEEGRGTGLGLSIVFSVVRRHGGFVDVTSERGEGTTFSIYLPMRVPEEEAASETEPKTHVLTGREKILVVEDDASVRTMIREVLEAQGYEVVDVNNGREALESYRENGRDVSLVMTDVVMPEMGGHEMWEKLAEEGLDVPMIVMSGFPQDQDTNELVQGADRFLQKPFGPKEIARAVRLTLDEAVGGTRKQPS